A portion of the Sulfurospirillum diekertiae genome contains these proteins:
- a CDS encoding homoserine dehydrogenase → MIKVGIIGVGTVGSHVIKILQENEDIITARSGKKIVPIMGVVKDITKKRDVNIPLSSDVNDILENPDVDIVVELMGGVDEAYKIVTHALKNKKAVVTANKALLAYHRYELRDLAGTIPIGYEASVAGGIPIIKALREGLSANHIEAIKGIMNGTCNFILTKMMNEKAEFADVLKEAQALGYAEADPTFDVGGFDAAHKLLILASIAYGIDVKPEEILIEGIEHINSEDIYFAKEFGYNIKLLAIAKKSGDKVELRVHPALVSIKQMIAKVDGVMNGISVIGDRVGETMYYGPGAGGSATASAVVSDLIDIARHTQNSPMLGFIKPLEKSGLTLMNKDEIYTQYYIRVTVVDRIGVLSKISEILGKHSISISSFLQKQDAHKKESAVLLFSTHICKEKDIQKAIQELSELSFVELKPAMIRIES, encoded by the coding sequence ATGATCAAAGTTGGAATTATTGGTGTAGGAACGGTTGGTAGCCACGTTATTAAAATTTTACAAGAAAATGAAGATATTATCACTGCACGAAGTGGCAAGAAAATTGTTCCTATTATGGGTGTCGTAAAAGATATAACCAAAAAAAGGGATGTTAACATCCCTTTAAGTAGTGATGTTAATGATATTTTAGAAAACCCTGACGTTGATATTGTGGTCGAATTGATGGGTGGTGTGGATGAAGCTTATAAAATTGTAACGCATGCTCTCAAAAATAAAAAAGCGGTTGTGACGGCAAATAAAGCTCTTTTGGCGTACCACCGCTATGAACTACGTGATCTTGCAGGTACTATACCTATTGGCTACGAAGCAAGTGTTGCGGGTGGAATTCCTATCATTAAAGCGCTTCGTGAAGGTTTAAGTGCCAACCATATTGAAGCGATTAAAGGCATCATGAATGGTACATGTAATTTCATTTTGACCAAAATGATGAATGAAAAAGCAGAATTTGCGGATGTTTTAAAAGAGGCTCAAGCGCTGGGATATGCTGAAGCCGATCCAACGTTTGATGTTGGAGGATTTGATGCTGCCCATAAGCTACTCATTTTAGCGAGTATTGCCTATGGAATTGATGTGAAGCCTGAAGAGATTTTGATCGAAGGAATCGAACATATCAATAGTGAAGATATCTATTTTGCAAAAGAGTTTGGCTATAACATTAAATTGCTTGCCATTGCTAAAAAAAGTGGTGATAAAGTTGAACTTCGTGTACATCCAGCATTGGTATCTATCAAGCAGATGATTGCCAAAGTTGATGGTGTCATGAATGGCATTAGCGTCATTGGAGATCGTGTAGGTGAGACAATGTATTATGGACCAGGTGCTGGCGGAAGTGCAACTGCAAGTGCTGTTGTTTCTGACCTCATTGATATTGCGAGGCATACACAAAATTCGCCAATGCTAGGCTTTATTAAACCACTTGAAAAAAGTGGTTTAACATTGATGAATAAAGATGAAATTTATACACAATATTATATTCGAGTAACAGTAGTAGATAGAATTGGCGTTCTTTCTAAGATTTCTGAAATTTTGGGAAAACATTCTATTTCAATTAGTAGTTTTTTACAAAAACAAGATGCTCATAAAAAAGAGAGTGCTGTATTACTCTTTTCGACCCATATCTGTAAAGAAAAAGATATTCAAAAAGCAATTCAGGAACTAAGTGAATTATCATTTGTTGAATTAAAACCCGCAATGATACGCATCGAGTCTTAA
- a CDS encoding YraN family protein, whose product MGLQEGLEAENKASFFLEKEGYTLLARNFHSKFGEIDIIALKDNILHFCEVKFSEKYDPILRITATKMAKIIKTINYYLLLHPNSYDYQIDAILVTPEKIEIIKNISY is encoded by the coding sequence ATGGGTTTGCAAGAAGGATTAGAGGCTGAAAACAAGGCCTCATTCTTTCTAGAAAAAGAGGGGTACACGCTTCTTGCACGAAATTTTCATTCAAAATTTGGTGAGATTGATATCATTGCGTTAAAAGACAACATTCTCCATTTCTGTGAAGTTAAATTTTCGGAAAAATACGATCCTATTTTAAGAATAACTGCCACAAAAATGGCAAAAATCATTAAAACAATTAATTACTATTTATTGCTGCATCCCAATTCATATGATTATCAAATTGATGCTATTCTCGTTACACCAGAAAAAATAGAAATAATAAAAAATATTAGTTACTAA
- the trxA gene encoding thioredoxin yields the protein MGKYIELNASNFDSTVADGVALVDFWAPWCGPCRMIAPVIEELASDFDGKAKICKVNTDEEQDVAIKYGIRSIPTILFFKNGELVDQMIGASSKQVLADKVNSLLK from the coding sequence ATGGGAAAATACATAGAGTTGAATGCATCAAATTTCGATAGTACTGTAGCTGATGGTGTAGCATTAGTAGATTTCTGGGCACCATGGTGTGGACCTTGTCGTATGATTGCTCCAGTGATTGAAGAATTAGCCAGTGATTTTGATGGTAAAGCAAAGATTTGCAAAGTCAATACTGATGAAGAACAAGATGTCGCAATTAAATATGGTATTAGATCAATTCCAACTATTCTTTTCTTTAAAAATGGTGAATTAGTAGACCAAATGATTGGTGCATCGTCCAAACAAGTTTTAGCTGATAAAGTTAATTCACTTCTTAAATAA
- the trxB gene encoding thioredoxin-disulfide reductase — protein sequence MLDLAIIGGGPAGLSAGLYATRGGLKNVVMFEKGLPGGQITSSSEIENYPGSAEILSGLDFMAPWSEQCMRFGLKHAMEEVTRISKNEDGTFQIYLAGGKSEQAKSVIVCTGSTPKKANFEGEAELFGKGVSTCATCDGFFYKNREVVALGGGDTALEEALYLSHICSKVYLVHRRDTFRASPSTIEKVKNNPKIELVLNVTVKKAYGDKMGLNGIIVVDNAGNERDIAVPGVFVFVGMNVNNTILKQEDGNFLCDMDDNGNVIVDLSMKTSVKGLFAAGDLRTKASKQVVCAAGDGATAGIQALEYVNH from the coding sequence ATGTTAGATCTAGCAATTATTGGCGGAGGTCCTGCTGGACTTAGTGCCGGATTGTATGCAACACGCGGTGGTTTAAAAAATGTAGTAATGTTTGAAAAAGGACTTCCTGGTGGACAGATCACTAGTAGTAGCGAAATTGAAAATTATCCAGGAAGTGCAGAAATTTTAAGTGGATTGGATTTTATGGCACCTTGGTCAGAACAGTGCATGCGTTTTGGCTTAAAACATGCAATGGAAGAGGTCACTCGTATTTCTAAAAATGAGGATGGTACATTTCAGATTTATTTAGCAGGGGGCAAAAGTGAGCAGGCTAAAAGTGTCATTGTTTGCACAGGAAGTACTCCCAAAAAAGCCAATTTTGAAGGTGAAGCTGAATTATTTGGTAAAGGTGTTAGTACCTGCGCAACGTGCGATGGATTTTTTTATAAAAACAGAGAAGTGGTCGCTTTAGGTGGCGGTGATACTGCTTTAGAAGAAGCGCTTTATCTCTCTCATATCTGTTCAAAAGTCTATTTGGTTCACAGACGTGATACATTTAGAGCAAGCCCCAGTACCATTGAAAAAGTGAAAAATAACCCTAAAATAGAACTTGTATTAAATGTTACGGTGAAAAAAGCCTATGGCGATAAAATGGGTTTAAATGGTATTATCGTCGTAGATAATGCAGGAAACGAAAGAGATATTGCAGTTCCTGGTGTATTTGTTTTTGTTGGAATGAATGTCAATAATACAATTCTAAAGCAAGAAGATGGCAATTTTCTATGCGACATGGATGATAACGGTAATGTGATTGTAGATCTTAGTATGAAAACATCTGTAAAAGGACTTTTTGCAGCAGGTGATTTAAGGACAAAAGCTTCAAAACAAGTGGTATGTGCAGCAGGAGATGGCGCGACAGCTGGTATCCAAGCTTTAGAATATGTGAACCATTAA
- the dapB gene encoding 4-hydroxy-tetrahydrodipicolinate reductase: protein MIHVGIHGSTGRVGRLLIDNLIKDKEAKPYVLHAIEEFSFTPPKDAVVTDDVLTLLQKSDVVIDFTISIGTETLLENALKHPTPLVIGTTGLNEHQQNLLKEAANNMPILYSTNMSLGVAVLNRLVELASKSLSDFDIEIVEQHHRYKKDAPSGTALTLGEHAARGRGLNLDDVRISGRNGLIGERSKDEIAIMALRGGDIVGRHTVGFYNDGEFIEMNHTATSRDTFAKGAIKAAKWIINQPNGLYTISDCLGL, encoded by the coding sequence ATGATACATGTTGGAATTCACGGCTCAACTGGTAGGGTAGGCAGGTTGCTTATTGATAATCTGATTAAAGACAAAGAAGCAAAACCGTATGTTTTACATGCCATAGAAGAGTTTAGTTTTACTCCTCCTAAAGATGCAGTTGTTACTGATGACGTACTTACTCTTTTGCAAAAGAGTGATGTTGTCATTGATTTTACGATCTCCATTGGTACAGAAACATTGCTTGAAAATGCTTTAAAACATCCAACGCCTTTAGTGATTGGTACAACAGGATTAAATGAACACCAACAGAATCTTTTAAAAGAAGCGGCTAATAATATGCCTATTCTTTACTCAACCAATATGTCTTTAGGTGTAGCAGTTTTGAATCGCTTAGTCGAACTTGCATCTAAAAGCCTTAGTGATTTTGACATTGAAATTGTAGAACAACACCATCGTTATAAAAAAGATGCACCTAGTGGTACAGCATTAACGCTTGGTGAGCATGCTGCGCGTGGACGAGGTCTTAATTTAGATGATGTTCGCATCAGTGGGCGCAATGGTCTTATTGGGGAACGTAGTAAAGATGAGATTGCCATAATGGCGCTTCGTGGTGGTGATATTGTAGGTCGTCATACGGTAGGATTTTACAATGATGGCGAGTTTATTGAAATGAATCATACTGCAACTAGTCGTGATACCTTTGCCAAAGGCGCAATTAAAGCCGCAAAGTGGATCATCAATCAACCTAATGGTCTTTATACGATTAGTGACTGTTTAGGTCTTTAA
- the purF gene encoding amidophosphoribosyltransferase, which produces MCAIVGVFDVKHASKIAYYALFAMQHRGQEATGISASDGKKIRTIKDNGLVTEVFNEGKLAFLHGDMAIGHNRYSTAGSDSVKDAQPVAASYKLGDISIVHNGNLINKHEVRSKLVEQGAIFQSSMDTENIIHLIARSQQGKLKDRIVEALNVIKGAYCLLIQSRSKMFAIRDRYGVRPLSIGKMKEGGYIVASETCALDLVDAEFVRDVRPGEMVIFQQGKEEFESIQLFEPDPHICAFEFIYFARPDSVIEGKNVYAARKKMGMKLAELAPVEADLVIPVPDSGVSAALGYAQASGIPFEMAIVRNHYVGRTFIEPTQAVRDLKVKLKLSPIHKILEGKKIVVIDDSIVRGTTSRQIVKLLKRAGAAEVHMRIASPTIEHPCLYGIDTPSYKELISANKTVEEVREYIEADSLAFLSIDALKESIGNDMNYSLVSFDGNYFIK; this is translated from the coding sequence ATGTGCGCAATTGTTGGTGTATTTGATGTAAAACATGCTTCTAAGATAGCCTATTATGCCTTGTTCGCGATGCAACATCGTGGACAAGAAGCAACAGGTATCAGTGCCAGTGATGGCAAGAAAATTCGTACCATTAAAGACAATGGATTAGTCACCGAAGTCTTTAATGAAGGAAAACTAGCTTTCTTACACGGGGATATGGCAATAGGTCATAATCGTTACTCTACGGCAGGAAGTGACTCAGTGAAAGATGCTCAACCCGTTGCAGCAAGTTATAAATTGGGTGATATTTCGATTGTTCATAATGGTAACCTCATTAATAAGCATGAAGTAAGAAGTAAACTTGTTGAGCAAGGTGCTATTTTTCAATCTTCTATGGATACAGAAAATATTATTCATTTAATTGCACGCTCTCAACAAGGTAAACTTAAAGACCGTATTGTGGAAGCACTGAATGTCATTAAGGGTGCTTATTGTCTTTTAATTCAAAGTAGATCAAAAATGTTTGCGATACGTGATCGCTATGGTGTCCGTCCTTTATCGATTGGGAAAATGAAAGAAGGCGGGTATATCGTTGCAAGTGAAACATGTGCACTTGACCTTGTAGATGCAGAGTTTGTAAGAGATGTACGACCTGGCGAAATGGTGATTTTTCAACAAGGCAAAGAGGAATTTGAAAGCATTCAACTCTTTGAACCAGATCCCCATATCTGTGCTTTTGAATTTATTTATTTTGCAAGACCAGATAGTGTGATTGAAGGCAAAAACGTTTATGCAGCACGTAAAAAAATGGGGATGAAACTGGCAGAGCTTGCTCCTGTCGAAGCAGATCTTGTTATCCCTGTTCCTGATAGTGGTGTGAGTGCAGCTTTAGGTTATGCACAGGCCAGTGGCATTCCTTTTGAAATGGCAATTGTTCGAAATCATTATGTTGGAAGAACCTTTATTGAACCTACACAAGCGGTACGTGATCTCAAAGTAAAACTTAAACTCTCGCCAATTCATAAAATATTAGAGGGTAAAAAGATCGTTGTGATTGATGATAGTATTGTAAGAGGTACTACTTCAAGACAGATCGTTAAATTATTAAAACGTGCAGGTGCTGCAGAGGTACATATGCGTATTGCTTCTCCAACAATTGAGCATCCTTGTTTGTATGGTATCGATACTCCTAGTTATAAAGAGCTTATTAGTGCCAATAAAACCGTTGAAGAGGTTAGAGAGTACATTGAAGCAGATTCCTTGGCATTTTTAAGTATAGATGCACTTAAAGAGAGTATTGGAAATGATATGAATTACTCATTGGTGAGTTTCGATGGAAATTATTTTATTAAATAA
- a CDS encoding TIGR01212 family radical SAM protein (This family includes YhcC from E. coli K-12, an uncharacterized radical SAM protein.), with amino-acid sequence MRDILTAGRYFRAKFGETIYKIPVSISGFTCPNIDGTVARGGCIFCENESFSPNLEHKQPKRFYLHPTSENPYLEFQLIQLEAQYKKTKTVLSKKFGAQKFIIYFQSFTNTYAPLETLKALYTKALSFEGVVGLSIGTRTDSVTEEVIAYLAELSKEHEIWVEYGVQSSSDITLKRINRGHDSANIEKYITLTRQYGLKICAHVIFGLPGETPEMALESVNFALRLGVKSFKFHPLYVVKRTALANDLTRGDFIPISEESYIQTIIKAIKLLPEDVMLQRVSAGIEDATLLSPSWCYTKHQQMFNIREALKKEGFLY; translated from the coding sequence ATGCGCGATATTTTAACAGCTGGGCGGTATTTTAGAGCAAAATTTGGGGAGACTATTTATAAAATTCCTGTTTCAATCTCTGGATTTACCTGTCCTAATATTGATGGAACCGTAGCGAGAGGGGGCTGTATTTTTTGCGAAAATGAGTCTTTTAGCCCCAATTTAGAGCACAAACAGCCTAAGCGTTTTTACTTACATCCGACTTCTGAAAATCCTTATCTTGAGTTCCAACTCATTCAACTTGAAGCTCAATATAAAAAGACAAAGACGGTATTGTCAAAAAAATTTGGTGCACAAAAATTTATTATTTATTTTCAATCTTTTACTAACACATATGCCCCACTTGAAACACTTAAAGCACTTTATACAAAGGCTTTGAGCTTTGAAGGTGTGGTAGGATTAAGCATTGGGACACGTACCGATAGTGTGACGGAAGAAGTGATCGCTTATTTAGCGGAACTTTCAAAAGAACATGAAATTTGGGTGGAATATGGTGTTCAATCTTCTTCTGATATAACATTAAAACGTATCAATAGAGGGCATGATAGTGCCAATATTGAAAAATACATTACTTTAACGCGTCAGTATGGACTTAAAATATGTGCTCATGTAATCTTTGGGTTACCTGGTGAGACACCAGAGATGGCTTTAGAAAGTGTTAATTTTGCACTTAGACTAGGTGTTAAATCGTTTAAATTCCATCCTCTATATGTTGTTAAACGAACAGCTTTGGCCAATGACCTCACCCGAGGAGACTTTATTCCAATTTCGGAAGAGTCTTACATTCAAACTATCATTAAAGCTATCAAACTTTTGCCAGAAGATGTTATGCTTCAACGTGTGAGTGCAGGTATTGAAGACGCTACTCTTTTATCTCCATCATGGTGTTATACCAAACATCAACAAATGTTTAATATTCGTGAAGCTCTTAAAAAAGAGGGATTTCTTTACTAA
- a CDS encoding DUF2393 family protein produces the protein MTYFTLLHWFILILILLIFSLVLVLTIRNHDGKSSLFAPIMANIFIMAIVAFFAIYGLDKYTKVARLENVTQKKVLINESFSISGQIRNIGNFQIGQCILEVKISNELGDSAGSGSIVFEPKSAFDNLFSKDSSSSVDTTKEFVIAENLHKNEMRNFTVFMRYPPSFSKPYIRYELFCH, from the coding sequence GTGACCTATTTTACGCTACTTCATTGGTTTATTCTTATTCTTATTCTTCTTATATTTTCGCTTGTTCTCGTATTAACTATTCGCAATCATGATGGTAAATCCTCTCTATTTGCGCCGATTATGGCTAATATATTTATTATGGCTATTGTTGCTTTTTTTGCCATTTATGGACTCGATAAATATACTAAAGTTGCTCGATTAGAGAATGTAACACAGAAAAAAGTGTTAATTAATGAATCTTTTTCTATTTCGGGACAAATTCGTAATATTGGTAATTTTCAGATAGGTCAATGCATTTTAGAAGTTAAAATTTCTAATGAACTTGGTGACTCTGCAGGATCTGGATCTATTGTTTTTGAACCAAAATCAGCTTTTGACAATCTTTTTAGTAAGGATTCTAGCAGTTCTGTAGATACGACTAAAGAATTCGTTATTGCAGAAAATCTACATAAAAATGAAATGCGCAATTTTACTGTCTTTATGCGATATCCTCCATCTTTTTCAAAGCCATATATACGCTATGAGCTTTTTTGCCACTAA
- a CDS encoding DUF2393 family protein, protein MNTDALKLSLLTYIKHFGLYDYLAFSWLFFTFIILIILASLIARRSSTASLLLVIFALLLLVISPFFIKVKLEETLRTTTTDITMVKKLTFSSSLIVEGIIYNKSTKDFSLCLIRTSIFKQTGAQGFKAYLNSLKPISNQSILVTKDLLKEESMEYQAVFDGFEYNGDVFATLKAECY, encoded by the coding sequence ATGAACACTGATGCACTCAAATTATCACTATTGACCTATATTAAACACTTTGGTCTTTATGATTATTTGGCATTTAGTTGGTTATTTTTTACTTTTATTATTTTAATAATCTTAGCAAGCTTAATAGCGAGACGCTCTTCTACGGCGTCTCTTCTTTTAGTCATTTTTGCCCTTCTCCTTCTTGTCATTTCACCTTTTTTTATTAAAGTAAAACTAGAAGAAACACTCAGAACAACAACGACAGACATTACTATGGTCAAGAAATTAACCTTTTCATCATCACTTATTGTTGAAGGAATTATTTACAATAAATCAACTAAAGATTTTTCACTTTGTTTGATTCGTACTTCTATTTTTAAACAAACAGGGGCACAAGGTTTCAAAGCATATCTAAATTCTCTAAAACCAATTTCCAATCAGTCGATATTAGTCACAAAGGACCTTTTAAAAGAGGAGAGCATGGAATATCAAGCTGTTTTTGATGGTTTTGAATATAATGGCGATGTATTTGCGACATTAAAAGCAGAGTGCTACTAA